Proteins from a single region of Theileria parva strain Muguga chromosome 1, complete sequence, whole genome shotgun sequence:
- the DNAJA1 gene encoding chaperone protein DnaJ, with the protein MVSYKFGLLVSILFYYPLQSIKYAQSFHFTFNNDFFDFQAPQEETHDDKRCPYEVLGVSKTSTHKEIRKAFLGLSKKYHPDLSTDPDASDKFKEINEAYEILSNNDKREAYDNHGFAGLDRMERMGGMPEEYDMDDIFSNFFSSGFQGPKEKKAEPLVYPLSVPLDFLYTGKEFELTLELSRLCKNYDECETKRSDCHGPGLKVVTQQRGYGMFIQHQMRDDSCIGRGKGWLPNCKECPNGPVYTEEVQVTVNVEPGHKNKQNIVMEGRGQEKPGMKRGDLVFVVTEKPHDVFRREGNDLHCKVDISLKESLTKFEREIDIFGQTSITVSQNGVTPHNHVIKIQGKGMPVYGSDKFGNLYVTINVVFPKKLTPAQIKLIEQAL; encoded by the exons ATGGTATCGTATAAATTTGGATTATTGGTATCAATTCTGTTTTACTACCCCCTCCaatcaataaaatatgCACAATCCTTTCATTTCACGTTCAATAACGATTTTTTTGACTTTCAAGCCCCTCAGGAAGAAACCCACGATGATAAAAGGTGTCCATACGAAGTACTTGGTGTGAGTAAAACATCTACACATAAAGAAATAAGGAAGGCATTCCTTGGACTAAGTAAAAAGTACCACCCGGATCTGAGCACAGACCCAGACGCTTCAGATAAATTCAAAGAAATAAATGAAGCCTATGAAATATTGAGTAATAACGATAAGAGAGAAGCTTATGATAACCATGGATTTGCAGGACTTGACAGAATGGAGAGGATGGGAGGAATGCCAGAAGAATATGACATGGACGACATATTTTCCAACTTTTTTTCATCAGGATTCCAAGGACCCAAAGAAAAGAAGGCAGAACCACTAGTTTATCCATTGTCAGTACCATTAGATTTTTTATACACGGGAAAAGAATTCGAACTAACCCTAGAATTATCTAGACTGTGCAAAAATTATGATGAATGCGAAACGAAGCGTTCAGATTGTCACGGCCCAGGTCTAAAAGTAGTAACTCAACAAAGAGGTTATGGAATGTTCATTCAACATCAAATGAGAGATGATTCATGTATTGGTAGAGGAAAAGGATGGCTCCCCAATTGCAAG GAATGCCCAAACGGACCGGTATATACGGAAGAAGTACAAGTAACGGTTAATGTCGAGCCAGGTCATAagaataaacaaaatatcGTAATGGAGGGAAGAGGACAAGAAAAACCGGGAATGAAGAGAGGAGATTTAGTGTTTGTGGTTACAGAAAAACCACATGATGT ATTTAGAAGAGAAGGAAATGATCTACACTGCAAAGTTGATATATCGCTAAAAGAATCACTTACCAAGTTCGAACGAGAAATCGATATTTTTGGCCAAACATCAATAACGGTCTCACAAAATGGAGTTACACCGCATAATCACGTCATAAAAATTCAAGGAAAAGGTATGCCAGTTTACGGTTCGGATAAATTTGGAAACTTATATGTGACTATCAATGTCGTGTTccctaaaaaattaacaccAGCACAAATTAAACTGATTGAGCAGGCtctttaa
- the IMP4 gene encoding U3 small nucleolar ribonucleoprotein IMP4, producing MLRKTLRQRREYIFLKSRENKDKYSLKKARELNEALKNNKPIPTELRNQSGVVQASLDLLDAKRREEYSHVDNEYAFCGFKDPKILITTSRNPSSRLTQFAKELCLIIPNSERLNRGSYILKDLVEFCRSKDVSDMVLIYETRGNPNSMIITHLPHGPTAYFQLSDVVLRHDLTEKLPTMSQAYPHLMFHNFTSPLGERIKDIIRYMFPPPNTNETRIMSFINEKDKIIFRHHVWTEKKIGAEDKKVALKEIGPRFVLKPFKIELGTVDMRDLETEWVLRPYFNTHKPILAS from the exons atgctACGTAAGACCCTAAGACAGAGAAGAGAGTATATATTCCTCAAATCAAGagaaaataaagataaataCTCCTTAAAGAAAGCTAGAGAGCTAAATGAAgctttaaaaaataataaaccaATTCCTACAGAGTTAAGAAACCAAAGTGGAGTTGTTCAGGCTTCATTGGACCTACTTGATGCCAAAAGAAGAGAAGAATACTCTCATGTGGACAATGAATATGCTTTTTGTG GATTTAAGGACCCGAAAATTCTTATAACCACCTCAAGGAATCCATCCAGTAGACTTACGCAATTTGCTAAGGAGTTGTGCTTAATAATCCCAAATTCAGAACGCTTGAATAGGGGttcatatattttaaaagatttGGTGGAATTTTGCAGATCTAAAGATGTCTCAGACATGGTTCTGATTTATGAAACGAGAG GTAACCCCAACTCAATGATCATAACTCACCTTCCACATGGTCCAACAGCGTATTTTCAACTCTCAGATGTAGTTCTGAGACACGACCTCACTGAAAAACTGCCAACCATGTCCCAA GCTTACCCGCATCTAATGTTCCATAACTTTACAAGCCCACTTGGTGAGAGGATCAAGGACATCATAAGGTACATGTTCCCTCCTCCAAACACAAACGAGACGAGAATAATGTCGTTTATTAACGAAAAGGacaaaattatatttcGCCACCATGTTTGGACAGAAAAAAAGATCGGAGCTGAAGATAAAAAGGTCGCCTTGAAGGAAATAGGGCCAAGATTTGTACTAAAACCATTTAAAATAGAACTCGGAACAGTAGACATGCGTGACCTTGAAACTGAGTGGGTCTTAAGACCGTACTTTAATACTCACAAACCAATTCTAGCATCATAA
- a CDS encoding Exonuclease V - a 5' deoxyribonuclease family protein: MTGVVKDDKKKRKFKIVYNKTEKSGDDSSKLTENDNPLEFDHLIDDIEDYLKDSIQSQNTQNGSLPPVLKFNKNWTLSVTELSSQLWCEKQLELSLLTGRKRVTEEMLKGIERHEELELEDHEIIEVEVETNEDNLGIRMLNTINLLEQLMSEGKCRELWLFWNLGSYTFCGIIDQLTISKDRLTKQKSVIISDTKTRKSKKLPSVQQVQGASLQVQVYCMMLEDTKNGVVNFEKLYDSFNCDKFAEFTTPELKKEKCLHELEKKYLRAFKKLPKISCEMNLEYEFEGEIFSNSKINLNRDNAVMTVGYLCNFWDGLREADYVAKNEAWKCKMCEFKDECPVCPLVSDNS, encoded by the exons ATGACAGGCGTTGTCAAAGATGACAAGAAGAAAaggaaatttaaaattgtttataaCAAAACAGAAAAATCTGGTGATGATTCTTCAAAATTAACTGAAAATGATAATCCCTTGGAGTTTGATCATTTGATTGATGATATAGAAGACTACCTCAAAGATTCTATTCAGTCTCAAAACACACAAAACGGCTCTCTGCCCCCAGTTTTGAAGTTTAACAAGAATTGGACCCTATCAGTGACTGAACTGTCCTCACAACTTTGGTGCGAAAAACAACTTGAGTTATCATTGTTGACGGGTCGTAAAAGGGTTACAGAAGAGATGCTAAAAGGAATTGAACGGCATGAAGAACTGGAACTGGAAGACCATGAAATTATAGAAGTGGAAGTTGAAACTAACGAGGACAACTTGGGAATAAGAATGTTAAACACCATTAATCTGTTAGAGCAACTCATGTCTGAAGGTAAATGCAGGGAACTGTGGCTGTTCTGGAACTTAGGCAGTTATACTTTCTGTGGAATCATCGATCAACTTACAATATCTAAAGATAGGCTCACAAAGCAGAAATCAGTAATAATATCTGACACTAAAACCAGAAAGAGTAAAAAGCTACCATCAGTTCAACAAGTTCAAGGAGCATCACTTCAAGTCCAg GTTTACTGTATGATGTTGGAAGATACAAAGAATGGAGTGGTGAATTTCGAAAAATTATACGACTCTTTCAATTGTGATAAGTTTGCAGAATTTACCACTCCTGAATTGAAGAAAGAAAAATGCCTCCATGAACTGGAAAAGAAATACTTAAGGGCATTCAAAAAACTACCCAAAATTTCATGCGAAATGAACCTGGAGTACGAATTTGAGGGAGAAATATTCTcaaattctaaaataaatttgaatagaGACAACGCCGTGATGACAGTAGGATATCTTTGCAACTTCTGGGATGGATTGAGGGAGGCAGACTATGTTGCT AAAAATGAAGCATGgaagtgtaaaatgtgtgaattTAAAGACGAATGCCCTGTTTGTCCACTAGTGTCGGATAATAGTTAA
- the papA gene encoding Poly(A) polymerase PAPa yields the protein MVISVQSIQLNQYGITDPVSHEGPTNNDLKASRELLNLLKSHNLYETEEGKKRREDILESLNRLLQQFVRRQAKITRGLTDQEASQVSGKLLTFGSYRLGIVAPDSDIDVLCLCPRSVTRESFFSDFYNTLNKVDGISKLQAVPDAYTPVIKLYFYDISIDILFANLDAPTVSPHINVLDDNILRNMNDSTVRSINGCRVASYILDSVPNKNYFRTTLRFIKLWASRRKIYSTVVGYLGGVAWAILTARVCQLYPNCAPNQLIEKFFRVYSVWQWECPVTLCKIKEPPNIPGLMSFKVWDPRVNPQDRHHLMPIITPAFPSMNSTHNVTATTKRVITEELMRALEIFKTSNLTNVELWEKVLEEEDVFSNYKHFLVIEVYGSNEHVAHNKWEGWIGSRMRFLISRLENLGNTYIRPIPGFFKFEDDNWDYASSAFFAFKVISGVVETSKTLDIRSSVQSFKDIINNWSDMEKYRDQISFNIKHLKNNQLPDYVLSNKSKKRPINEIS from the exons ATGGTAATTTCTGTACAATCTATCCAATTAAATCAGTATGGAATAACTGATCCTGTGTCACATGAAGGTCCAACAAACAACGATCTCAAGGCTTCCCGCGAACTTCTTAACCTCCTAAAATCACATAATTTGTATGAAACTGAAGAAGGTAAAAAAAGAAGAGAAGATATTCTGGAATCACTTAACCGCCTCCTACAACAGTTTGTTAGAAGGCAAGCTAAAATTACTAGAGGCCTAACAGACCAAGAAGCGAGTCAGGTTTCAGGTAAACTGTTGACTTTTGGATCATATAGGCTGGGAATTGTGGCTCCAGATAGCGATATAGACGTTTTGTGTCTGTGCCCTAGAAGCGTAACGCGTGAATCGTTCTTTTCTGATTTTTACaatacattaaataaaGTAGACGGTATATCTAAGTTGCAAGCTGTACCAGATGCGTACACACCAGTAATAAAGTTATATTTTTACGACATTAGCATCGACATTCTGTTTGCCAACTTAGATGCTCCAACTGTTAGTCCACATATAAACGTTTTGGATGATAACATTTTACGTAACATGAATGACTCGACGGTTCGTAGCATTAATGGATGTAGAGTAGCAAGTTATATACTCGACTCTGTACCAAACAAAAATTACTTCAGAACGACACTCAGGTTCATAAAACTCTGGGCCTCAAGACgtaaaatatattcaaCAGTTGTAGGATATCTAGGTGGCGTGGCGTGGGCAATTTTAACAGCAAGAGTCTGTCAATTGTACCCCAACTGCGCTCCCAACCAACTCATTGAAAAATTTTTCAGGGTATACTCAGTATGGCAGTGGGAGTGCCCAGTGACcttatgtaaaataaaggaGCCACCAAATATCCCAGGATTAATGTCCTTCAAAGTATGGGATCCAAGAGTTAACCCTCAG GACCGACATCATCTGATGCCAATAATTACACCTGCCTTTCCCTCTATGAATTCCACTCATAATGTAACTGCAACAACAAAGAGAGTGATAACAGAGGAGCTTATGAGGGCTTtggaaatatttaaaacGTCAAATCTTACAAACGTCGAATTATGGGAGAAGGTTCTTGAGGAGGAGGATGTGTTTTCTAACTACAAGCACTTTCTAGTAATAGAAGTCTACGGATCTAATGAACATGTA GCCCATAATAAGTGGGAAGGGTGGATTGGAAGTAGGATGAGATTCCTCATAAGCAGATTGGAGAACCTAGGAAACACATATATAAGACCAATTCCGggatttttcaaatttgaa GATGATAATTGGGATTACGCATCTTCTGCTTTCTTCGCCTTCAAGGTCATATCGGGTGTGGTAGAAACCTCAAAAACTCTCGATATACGCTCGTCTGTGCAATCGTTTAAagatattataaataattggaGTGATATGGAAAAGTACAGGGATCAAATCAGTTTTAATATCAAACACCTCAAAAATAACCAACTCCCCGACTATGTTTTATCAAACAAATCTAAAAAGAGGCCAATAAATGAAATATCAtag
- the ORC2 gene encoding Origin recognition complex subunit 2 family protein: MSKVNFELSIPSALDKKLKEIIDPSEFGSRGFVLRSYRGKIFNVKHHGKKIIGDKELYDHMSTNFTWLMDYLKNENPYEKNSNQFESKISHLLGVTKDYLSDSILIESEPPDLVLDFPPDAKTQQEDDQTFVKTDTFSSPNNIDGKVNTYKLNGSSPDYSGVLKFDLSSLMGNLNTFDNLKKILEPVPNAPDITDTLLYQYMKPRSGPFVDTSEVERVMFSYPIDLKMANLLRTAFEKSSLEAYIKLVNQFSSRCFKINREYVKPMTFWKTWILNGFHLIFYGNGSNSNLLNAFSKIALSDSPNITINAYAIKGSDSYLWNYLSDKILDTKTVSKSEGLKRISRKVESFNSYFYIIIHGIDLFLLNDGFNTLKDLIALKNVKVIGSMNHQNSGPIFNDFDRVLGKYRIVHTNTFHEFGQELISIWQNTPPNFFMNKKVQKSAAQIQTILEALSKNHQKLFSLIAQIQLETTRDTKKFIGIEKNSILHDSRAITICHNETKLDNLLTEFTTHDVIEQTRGPGGRLFLRIPFENEQLDRFII; the protein is encoded by the exons ATGtctaaagttaattttgaaTTGTCGATTCCTTCGGCTTTAgataaaaaactaaaagAAATTATTGATCCGAGTGAATTTGGCTCTAGAGGATTTGTTTTACGTTCTTATAGGGGGAAAATTTTCAACGTTAAGCATCATGGAAAGAAGATCATCGGGGATAAGGAGCTGTATGACCATATGTCAACCAACTTTACTTGGCTTATGGATTACTTGAAAAATGAAAACCCATATGAAAAAAACTCAAATCAGTTTGAATCTAAAATCAGCCACCTACTTGGTGTGACAAAAGATTATTTATCTGACTCCATTCTCATCGAAAGCGAGCCCCCTGACTTAGTTTTGGACTTTCCTCCCGATGCTAAAACTCAGCAAGAGGATGATCAAACTTTCGTCAAAACTGACACATTTAGTTCGCCTAATAACATAGATGGGAAAGTTAACACATATAAACTTAATGGTTCATCACCTGATTATTCTGGAGTTTTAAAGTTTGATTTATCATCGTTAATGGGGAACCTAAACACGTTCGACAATTTGAA GAAAATACTCGAACCTGTTCCGAATGCACCTGATATTACAGATACACTATTATATCAGTACATGAAACCCAGGAGTGGCCCATTTGTGGACACATCTGAAGTAGAAAGGGTAATGTTTAGTTATCCCATTGATTTGAAAATGGCAAATTTACTTAGAACAG cTTTCGAAAAGTCGAGTTTGGAAGCATACATCAAGTTGGTAAATCAATTTTCATCCAGGTGTTTCAAG attaaTAGAGAATACGTTAAACCTATGACATTTTGGAAGACTTGGATACTTAATGGgtttcatttaattttttatggAAATGGGTCAAATAGTAACTTGTTAAATGCGTTTTCTAAGATCGCCTTGAG TGATTCACCAAACATTACCATAAACGCATATGCCATCAAGGGTTCCGACTCCTATCTCTGGAATTATCTTAGTGACAAGATTCTGGATACGAAAACAGTTTCAAAGTCTGAAGGTTTAAAG AGAATTTCAAGAAAGGTTGAGTCATTTaattcttatttttatataattatacacGGAATTGACCTTTTCTTGTTGAATGACGGATTCAATACCTTGAAGGATCTGATAGCCCTTAAAAAT GTTAAAGTGATAGGATCAATGAATCACCAGAATTCAGGACCAATTTTTAACGATTTTGATAGAGTATTGGGGAAATATAGGATTGTTCACACCAACACATTTCACGAATTTGG ACAAGAACTCATTTCCATATGGCAAAACACACCGCCTAATTTCTTTATGAACAAGAAAGTACAGAAGAGCGCAGCTCAAATACAGACTATACTGGAGGCTCTTAGCAAGAATCACCAGAAACTGTTCTCACTTATCGCACAAATACAACTAGA AACCACTAGAGATACCAAGAAGTTTATTGGAATTGAGAAGAATTCCATACTTCATGATTCTAGGGCCATTACTATTTGCCATAATGAAACTAAATTGGACAACCTTCTGACCGAATTCACTACACATGat GTGATTGAACAAACTCGTGGGCCTGGAGGCAGATTATTTCTTAGGATTCCATTTGAAAA TGAACAGCTCGATCgctttattatttag
- the RNASEH2A gene encoding ribonuclease HII, whose translation MEGENPLKCFRIHRFGNISKSDEVILGIDEAGRGPVLGPMVYGGFFCIKGDDCKSILKNKIRVDDSKKLTETMRENKFYQLNDPNYPFGVVAEVITPQYISYKMLQRDKYNLNEISHDTAISIIRHVLDHGYNLKEVYIDAVGTVNKYEAKLSKLFPKIHFSVREKADSIYPTVSAASIVAKVIRDNIIKNWKFDFEVENIGSGYPGDPYTKDFLTNNMDKIFGFPDIVRYSWSTASHLLNGPDGVEVEWYDEEIVHSKKNDLPSPLCYTIKNVTKF comes from the exons atggaAGGAGAAAATCCCCTGAAATGCTTCAGAATACACCGTTTTGGTAACATTTCTAAATCTGATGAAGTTATTTTGG GAATCGACGAGGCTGGAAGAGGCCCTGTTTTAGGTCCAATGGTTTATGGAGGATTTTTTTGCATAAAGGGAGATGATTGTAAATCTATACTCAAAAATAAGATAAGAGTTGATG ATTCTAAAAAACTAACTGAGACTATGAGGGAGAACAAATTTTACCAGCTGAATGATCCTAATTATCCCTTTGGAGTTGTTGCTGAGGTGATAACTCCTCAGTATATTAGCTATAAAATGCTTCAAAG ggataaatataatttgaaCGAGATATCTCACGACACCGCAATTTCCATTATTCGTCATGTTTTAGATCATGGTTATAATCTAAAAGaa GTCTACATAGATGCAGTTGGTACAGTAAACAAATACGAAGCCAAGCTCTCCAAGTTGTTTCCAAAAATACACTTCTct GTAAGGGAGAAGGCCGATTCTATTTACCCTACAGTCAGTGCAGCTTCAATTGTTGCGAAAGTAATAAGGGataacataataaaaaattggaaatttgattttgaaGTAGAAAATATAGGGTCTGGATACCCTGGTG ACCCTTACACTAAAGACTTTCTGACAAATAACATGGACAAAATCTTTGGATTCCCTGATATTGTTCGTTACAGCTGGTCCACTGCTAGTCATTTATTGAATGGGCCTGACGGTGTTGAGGTCGAATGGTATGACGAGGAGATTGTTCACTCTAAAAAGAACGATTTGCCTAGTCCTCTCtgttatactattaaaaatgtaacaaaattttaa